One genomic window of Tenacibaculum tangerinum includes the following:
- a CDS encoding CBS domain-containing protein: protein MKINDFILKEIKALTLNSTVRSAQNLCKDLPITHIPVVENNKLIGCLPESDIQTIENKNRTLSEYSYLLDHFYTDENATLLDLIALFADNDSNLIPVLNKEMQYVGYYELCDILDAFANSPFLHNESDTLIIDRNKTDYSMSQVAQIVETNNGKLLGAYISSENMNSVEVTLKIVSEEVNEIIQTFRRYGYNVITQHEDDFYLEELKDRAAYLRRYLDM, encoded by the coding sequence ATGAAAATCAATGATTTTATATTAAAAGAAATAAAAGCGTTAACGCTAAACAGCACGGTTAGAAGCGCTCAGAATCTGTGCAAAGACTTACCTATAACTCATATACCTGTTGTAGAAAACAATAAATTAATAGGCTGTTTGCCAGAAAGTGATATTCAAACAATTGAAAATAAAAATCGTACACTTAGTGAGTACTCTTACTTGTTAGACCACTTTTACACAGATGAGAACGCTACATTGCTTGATTTAATAGCATTATTTGCCGATAATGACTCAAACTTAATTCCTGTTCTTAACAAAGAAATGCAGTACGTTGGGTATTATGAATTGTGTGATATTTTAGATGCCTTTGCCAACAGTCCTTTTTTACATAACGAAAGTGATACGTTGATTATTGATAGGAATAAAACCGATTATTCTATGAGCCAAGTAGCACAAATAGTTGAAACCAATAACGGTAAATTATTAGGCGCTTACATTTCTTCTGAAAATATGAATAGCGTTGAAGTGACACTTAAAATTGTTTCTGAAGAAGTTAATGAAATTATTCAAACATTTCGCAGGTATGGTTACAATGTGATTACGCAACACGAAGATGATTTTTATTTAGAAGAATTAAAAGATAGAGCTGCTTATTTAAGAAGGTACTTAGATATGTAA
- a CDS encoding alpha/beta fold hydrolase: protein MEVLHSKIVGEGQPLLILHGYFGMGDNWKSHANKFAEDGFEVHLIDQRNHGRSFHADAFDYELLVSDLHNYIQHHNLTKVDLLGHSMGGKTAMLFATKHSELVRKLLVADISPREYPPHHHEILAALNAVDFSVQTSRTLIDKKLAELIPEKGIRQFLAKNVYRKTKDELAFRFNLPSLTENNSEVGVALPPFTVFEGDTLFLRGANSRYISEEDEPLIQAHFPNAEIKTIIRAGHWLHAENPKDFYKEAVFFLTINEGGC from the coding sequence ATGGAGGTATTACATTCAAAAATAGTGGGTGAAGGACAACCGTTGCTTATTTTGCATGGATACTTTGGCATGGGTGATAATTGGAAGTCGCATGCAAACAAATTTGCTGAAGACGGTTTTGAAGTGCATTTAATAGACCAGCGAAACCATGGAAGAAGCTTTCATGCAGATGCCTTTGATTATGAGTTGTTGGTTAGCGATTTGCACAATTATATACAACACCACAATTTAACCAAAGTTGATTTGCTAGGGCACTCCATGGGAGGTAAAACAGCCATGTTGTTTGCTACTAAACATTCTGAATTGGTCCGTAAACTATTGGTAGCCGATATATCACCAAGAGAGTACCCACCGCATCACCACGAAATTCTAGCGGCCTTAAACGCTGTAGATTTTTCGGTACAAACCTCACGTACGTTAATCGATAAAAAACTAGCAGAGCTAATTCCAGAAAAAGGAATACGTCAATTTTTAGCAAAAAACGTATACAGAAAAACAAAGGATGAATTGGCATTTCGTTTCAACTTACCATCGTTAACAGAAAATAATAGTGAAGTAGGTGTTGCACTACCACCTTTTACCGTTTTTGAAGGAGACACCTTGTTTTTGCGCGGAGCCAATTCAAGATATATTTCTGAAGAAGATGAACCCTTAATTCAAGCACATTTTCCGAATGCCGAAATCAAAACGATAATTAGAGCAGGGCATTGGTTGCATGCTGAAAACCCAAAAGATTTTTACAAAGAAGCGGTTTTTTTTTTAACAATAAACGAGGGAGGATGTTAA
- the porG gene encoding type IX secretion system protein PorG, whose protein sequence is MREFILLILVTCAVIPLQSQTHEVGFFAGGSNYVGDIGSTNYIYPNKIAGGLVYKYNLNPRIALRGTYTFIPVSGNDKNADNPYRKNRPGGQFSFSNTIHEFAAGVEFNFFHYNINDYTSTFTPYILAEFAAFNYRSPEPSASSNNILLKSTFSYTLPVGVGIKGRLADNFAIAFETGVRFTLVDDIDFTTDKIDSLNFGGNGNDWYVFTGISLVYTFGRPPCFGGIAE, encoded by the coding sequence ATGAGAGAATTTATTTTATTAATATTAGTAACTTGTGCTGTAATACCTTTACAATCACAAACACACGAAGTCGGTTTTTTTGCTGGAGGATCGAATTATGTAGGAGATATAGGTAGCACCAATTACATCTATCCAAATAAGATAGCTGGAGGTTTAGTGTATAAATACAACTTAAACCCTCGAATTGCTTTACGAGGCACCTATACATTCATCCCTGTTTCTGGTAATGATAAAAATGCCGACAACCCTTATCGTAAAAATAGGCCTGGCGGACAATTTAGCTTTTCTAATACTATACACGAATTTGCCGCCGGTGTCGAATTTAATTTCTTTCATTATAACATTAACGATTACACGAGTACATTTACCCCCTATATCTTAGCTGAATTTGCAGCTTTTAATTACAGAAGTCCAGAACCTTCTGCCTCTAGCAACAACATACTGTTAAAAAGTACATTTTCGTACACTTTACCTGTAGGAGTAGGAATTAAAGGAAGATTAGCTGATAATTTCGCAATAGCTTTTGAAACAGGTGTACGATTTACATTGGTAGACGATATTGACTTTACAACAGACAAAATAGACTCATTAAACTTTGGAGGTAATGGAAATGATTGGTATGTATTTACTGGTATTTCTTTGGTGTACACCTTTGGAAGACCTCCTTGTTTTGGTGGTATAGCAGAATAA
- the bamA gene encoding outer membrane protein assembly factor BamA encodes MNKYSYLLVYFIAVFSVSTQAQNTIPKDSTTTNIISYEKGKEYILGGITITGLQKFSEQTVRVYTGLAQGQPVKLPGDKLTSAIKKLYESKQFSEVDVYLSKRDGETVYLQFDVTELPQLTDVTISGVKKSQVKEIKKETELKKGVMVTDNLIVTTRNYIQKKYTDKGFLKTKVSLDTKKDTSDVNTVSMSIFIDRGERIKIKEINFTGNEAMSDATLRGAMKNTKRKVFGRFWKTSKYILNDYKEDLNSILEKYSENGYRDARILSDKVVWNDDNTINLEIKVEEGRQYRFDEILFIGNKRYTDEQLSNMLRIEKGDIYNGKVLKERISGDGTPSSQDIQTLYHNNGYLFSQINAVETKVENDSITVEVRIREDDPATIKKVSVAGNDKTNDHVIYRELRVKPGDLFSRENIIRSIREIGQLGFFDANVTPDVKPNYQDKTADIEFSVVEKGGSQIELQGGYGGGSFIGTLGLSFNNFSIRNLFNKEAYKPLPMGDGQSLSLRLQASRTFNTYSFSFSEPWLGGKTPQSLSFSVYLSNQYRFDFTTNEVNKNESLGIIGATIGLGKRLKWPDDYFTLAQSISFQRIELQNYGYRVGSSNDILSEGDLNNLAYTVSFSRNSAGPSLIFPTYGSEFTLRAKATFPYSLVNGKDYTEPDNLTPDERQDYLAEKYKWLEYYKIAAKGKWYTSLANKLVLMSNFEMGYLGKYNDKLGLTPVERYFVGGDGIAQGQLDGREIVGLRGYENNRISSIDGGAIYNKFQLELRYSITDKPSASIYTLGFLEAGNSYDNFSDFNPFKLKRSAGLGVRIFMPAFGLLGIDFAHGFDPLPGFTEKSGWQTHFIIGRQF; translated from the coding sequence ATGAATAAATATTCGTATTTACTAGTATATTTTATCGCCGTTTTTTCGGTGAGTACGCAAGCACAAAACACAATTCCTAAAGACAGTACTACCACTAATATTATTTCTTATGAAAAAGGAAAAGAATATATTTTAGGAGGTATAACAATAACTGGTTTACAAAAATTTAGTGAACAAACAGTAAGAGTATATACTGGCTTGGCACAAGGACAACCTGTAAAACTACCAGGAGACAAACTTACAAGTGCTATTAAAAAACTATACGAAAGCAAACAGTTTAGTGAAGTAGACGTATACTTATCTAAACGCGATGGAGAAACAGTATATCTACAGTTCGATGTTACCGAATTACCGCAGTTAACTGATGTTACTATCTCGGGGGTAAAAAAATCTCAAGTCAAAGAAATTAAAAAAGAAACCGAATTAAAAAAAGGTGTAATGGTTACCGACAACCTTATCGTAACTACACGTAACTATATTCAGAAAAAATATACTGATAAAGGTTTCTTAAAAACAAAAGTTTCATTAGATACCAAAAAAGACACTTCTGATGTAAACACAGTTAGCATGTCTATTTTTATAGATAGAGGTGAACGTATAAAAATTAAAGAAATTAACTTTACTGGAAACGAAGCAATGTCTGACGCTACCTTAAGAGGCGCCATGAAAAATACCAAACGTAAGGTTTTTGGTCGTTTCTGGAAAACTTCAAAATACATTTTAAACGATTATAAAGAAGACTTAAATAGTATTCTTGAAAAATATAGCGAGAACGGATACCGAGATGCCAGAATTTTATCTGACAAGGTAGTTTGGAACGATGACAATACAATTAATCTTGAAATCAAAGTAGAAGAAGGTCGCCAATACCGTTTCGATGAAATTCTTTTTATTGGAAACAAAAGGTATACAGACGAACAGTTAAGCAACATGTTGCGAATTGAGAAAGGTGATATTTACAACGGAAAAGTTTTAAAAGAACGAATTTCTGGTGATGGAACCCCATCTTCACAAGATATCCAAACATTATATCACAACAATGGGTACCTATTTTCTCAAATAAACGCTGTAGAAACTAAAGTAGAAAATGACTCTATTACCGTTGAAGTTCGTATTAGAGAAGATGATCCTGCTACGATTAAAAAAGTATCTGTCGCTGGAAACGATAAAACAAACGATCATGTAATTTACAGAGAGTTACGCGTAAAACCTGGCGACTTGTTTAGTCGTGAAAATATTATACGATCGATTCGTGAAATCGGACAGTTAGGTTTCTTCGATGCGAATGTAACTCCTGATGTTAAACCTAATTATCAAGATAAAACAGCAGATATTGAATTTTCTGTGGTTGAAAAGGGCGGAAGCCAAATTGAATTACAAGGTGGTTATGGTGGTGGATCTTTTATTGGTACCTTAGGACTTTCTTTTAATAATTTTTCTATCAGAAACCTCTTTAATAAAGAAGCCTACAAACCATTGCCAATGGGAGATGGACAAAGTTTATCTCTACGACTTCAAGCAAGTAGAACATTCAACACCTATAGCTTTTCGTTTAGCGAGCCATGGCTAGGAGGTAAAACACCACAATCATTGTCTTTTTCTGTATACCTATCAAATCAATACCGTTTTGATTTTACAACCAATGAGGTAAATAAAAACGAAAGTTTGGGTATTATTGGAGCTACAATCGGTCTAGGAAAGCGTTTAAAATGGCCTGATGACTATTTTACCCTTGCACAAAGCATTAGTTTTCAAAGAATTGAATTACAAAATTATGGGTATCGTGTAGGTTCATCTAATGACATTCTTAGTGAAGGAGATTTGAACAACTTAGCTTACACCGTATCATTTAGTCGTAACTCTGCAGGTCCTAGTTTAATTTTTCCAACCTATGGTTCTGAATTTACCTTAAGAGCAAAAGCTACTTTTCCGTACTCGTTAGTAAACGGAAAAGACTACACTGAACCTGACAACCTAACTCCAGACGAAAGACAAGATTATTTAGCCGAAAAATACAAATGGTTAGAATACTACAAAATCGCGGCAAAAGGAAAGTGGTATACCTCACTCGCTAATAAATTAGTTTTAATGTCTAATTTTGAAATGGGTTATTTAGGAAAATATAATGACAAACTTGGATTAACCCCTGTAGAAAGGTATTTTGTTGGGGGTGATGGTATCGCACAAGGACAATTAGACGGACGAGAAATTGTTGGTTTAAGAGGATATGAAAACAACCGAATATCATCAATCGATGGAGGGGCTATCTATAACAAGTTCCAGTTAGAGTTACGCTATTCTATTACCGATAAACCTTCTGCTTCTATTTATACATTAGGATTTTTAGAAGCGGGTAATTCTTATGACAATTTTAGCGATTTTAATCCGTTTAAATTAAAACGTTCTGCTGGGTTAGGTGTTCGCATATTTATGCCTGCATTTGGATTGCTAGGTATTGATTTCGCACATGGTTTCGATCCGTTACCAGGATTCACCGAAAAATCTGGTTGGCAAACGCATTTTATAATTGGAAGACAGTTCTAA
- a CDS encoding pyridoxine 5'-phosphate synthase, translating to MTKLSVNINKIATLRNSRGGNVPNLLQVATDIQEFGAEGITIHPRPDERHIRYQDAYDLKSIVNTEYNIEGNPIAKFKQMVLEIKPTQVTLVPDSVDQITSNAGWDTLTHQSYLQEVIAEFKNAGIRTSIFIDADLKLIEAATKTGTDRIELYTEEFATQYEKGNKEAVKPYAEAAILANELGLGVNAGHDLSLDNIQFFKQQVPHLAEVSIGHALISESLYLGLENVINMYLHRLQ from the coding sequence ATGACAAAGTTAAGCGTTAATATTAATAAAATAGCAACACTTCGTAATTCTAGAGGAGGAAATGTGCCTAATTTACTGCAAGTAGCAACCGATATACAAGAATTCGGTGCAGAAGGAATTACCATTCACCCAAGACCCGATGAACGTCATATTCGGTATCAAGACGCCTATGATTTAAAGTCCATTGTAAATACCGAGTACAATATCGAAGGAAATCCGATAGCTAAATTCAAGCAAATGGTATTAGAAATTAAACCAACGCAAGTAACCTTGGTGCCTGATAGTGTTGATCAAATTACCTCAAATGCTGGTTGGGATACGCTAACACACCAATCGTATTTGCAAGAAGTAATTGCCGAATTTAAAAACGCAGGAATTCGAACTTCTATTTTTATTGATGCTGATTTAAAACTGATTGAAGCTGCTACAAAAACAGGAACGGATAGAATTGAATTGTATACCGAAGAATTTGCTACACAATACGAAAAAGGAAACAAAGAGGCGGTAAAACCGTATGCCGAAGCTGCTATTTTGGCAAATGAATTAGGATTGGGAGTAAACGCAGGGCATGATTTAAGTTTAGATAATATTCAATTTTTTAAACAACAGGTTCCTCATTTAGCCGAGGTGTCTATCGGGCATGCATTAATTTCTGAAAGTTTGTATTTAGGCTTAGAAAATGTGATAAATATGTATTTACACCGTTTGCAATAA
- a CDS encoding isoprenyl transferase, translating into MNEKLQRINLQNIPNHIAIIMDGNGRWAKSKGMQRVFGHRNALTAIRETADTASELGVKFLTLYAFSTENWSRPKLEVDALMSLLVTSLKKELPEFQRKNVKINAIGSIDSLPNNAQKVLNSVIDATKNNTNFTLTFALSYGSREEIVNAIKNISKKVVNKEIEIEKINDKIINNHLYTFNLPDVDLLIRTSGEQRISNYLLWQIAYAELYFDDVLWPDFRKQHLYDAIIDYQNRERRFGKTSEQIETNE; encoded by the coding sequence ATGAACGAAAAACTACAACGCATTAACTTACAAAATATACCAAACCATATAGCCATTATTATGGATGGTAATGGTAGGTGGGCAAAGAGTAAAGGGATGCAACGTGTTTTTGGTCATCGAAATGCATTAACAGCCATTAGAGAAACTGCCGATACAGCCTCAGAATTGGGTGTGAAATTTTTAACACTTTATGCATTTTCTACTGAGAATTGGAGTCGCCCAAAACTTGAAGTAGACGCTTTAATGAGTTTATTAGTAACTAGCTTAAAAAAAGAACTCCCAGAATTTCAACGCAAAAATGTAAAAATAAATGCTATTGGTAGTATAGATAGTTTGCCTAACAATGCCCAAAAAGTATTAAATAGTGTTATCGACGCAACTAAAAACAACACCAATTTCACATTAACCTTTGCTTTAAGTTACGGTTCTAGAGAAGAAATTGTTAACGCAATCAAAAACATATCAAAAAAAGTTGTTAATAAAGAAATAGAAATTGAAAAAATCAACGATAAAATTATAAATAATCATTTATATACGTTTAATTTGCCCGATGTTGATTTATTAATACGCACAAGTGGAGAACAAAGAATAAGCAATTATCTACTTTGGCAAATAGCATACGCTGAATTATATTTTGATGATGTATTGTGGCCAGATTTTAGAAAACAACATCTTTACGATGCAATAATCGATTATCAAAACAGAGAGAGAAGATTTGGAAAAACCAGTGAACAGATTGAGACCAATGAATAA
- a CDS encoding NAD kinase encodes MKKVAIYGQAYTMRAEKEVKILLTVLEKHNIVVFFEQQFYNLFVENNSLHKKYPTFSHYNDLSDTFDLLFTIGGDGTILRAVTYIRNLNIPIMGINTGRLGFLATIQKDQIKEAVNLMLEKEYTIQERSLLQIETSPATKDFSELNFALNEVTIARRNTTSMIGIKTYLNNEYLTNYWADGLIIATPTGSTGYSLSCDGPVILPDSKSFVITPIAPHNLNARPMVIPDNTDIHLEVSAREKDFLISLDSRIATVSLETKIKIQKAPFSIKTIVPKNQSYLNTLRGKLLWGEDTRNESL; translated from the coding sequence GTGAAAAAAGTCGCTATTTACGGACAAGCTTATACGATGCGAGCAGAAAAAGAAGTAAAAATTCTTTTAACTGTATTAGAAAAGCACAATATTGTTGTTTTCTTCGAACAGCAATTTTACAATTTATTTGTAGAAAACAATTCGCTTCATAAAAAATACCCCACCTTTTCGCATTACAACGATTTATCAGATACGTTTGATTTACTATTTACCATAGGTGGAGATGGCACCATTTTAAGAGCTGTTACTTACATTCGCAACTTAAATATTCCTATTATGGGAATAAACACAGGGCGTTTGGGTTTCTTAGCTACCATTCAAAAAGATCAAATTAAAGAGGCAGTTAATTTAATGCTTGAAAAAGAATACACTATTCAAGAGCGTTCTTTGTTGCAAATAGAAACATCACCTGCTACCAAAGATTTTTCTGAATTAAATTTCGCTCTTAACGAGGTAACCATAGCCAGAAGAAATACCACCTCGATGATAGGTATTAAAACTTATTTAAACAACGAATATTTGACCAACTATTGGGCTGACGGACTGATAATAGCTACTCCAACGGGCTCTACAGGATATTCACTTAGTTGTGATGGCCCTGTAATTTTACCCGATTCGAAGAGTTTTGTAATCACTCCTATAGCACCACATAACTTAAATGCCAGACCGATGGTGATACCTGATAATACAGACATTCACCTTGAAGTGAGTGCTCGTGAGAAAGACTTTTTAATTTCTTTAGATTCTCGTATCGCCACAGTTTCTTTAGAAACGAAAATAAAAATTCAAAAAGCACCATTTAGTATAAAAACTATTGTTCCAAAAAATCAATCTTACTTAAATACTTTACGAGGAAAACTTTTATGGGGAGAAGATACACGAAACGAATCGTTATAA